The sequence ACACGTAACCTGACGGTGCATTGAATTTTTGACCGCCCATTGCAGCGATGACTTTATCTGTATCGGTTGATTTCGCTTTTTCTACAGCTTGTTTCCACATGTAGATACCGACATAGGTGGCTTCCATCGGATCATTAGTGACGACAGTGCTGGCGTTAGGCAATTTTTGCGCAACTGCGTAGGCTTTCCATTTTTTGATGAAGGCAGCATTGACAGGATTTTTGATCGACTCAAAATAATTCCATGCAGCCAGATGGCCAACTAAAGGCTTGGTATCCACGCCGCGCAATTCTTCTTCGCCAACTGAAAATGCAACGACAGGGACGTCAGTTGCCTTCAGGCCTGCATTGCCCAGTTCTTTGTAGAACGGAACGTTGGAGTCACCATTGATGGTCGAGATAACGGCAGTCTTGCCGCCCGCTGCGAACTTCTTGATGTTGGCAACGATGGTTTGATAGTCGGAATGGCCGAACGGTGTGTACACTTCATCGATGTCAGTATCTTTGACACCTTTGCTATGCAGGAAAGCGCGCAAAATTTTGTTGGTAGTGCGTGGATAGACGTAGTCCGTTCCCAGCAGTACGAAGCGCTTGGCTCCGCCGCCTTCTTTCGACATCAGATATTCGGTAGCAGGAATAGCTTGCTGGTTAGGCGCTGCGCCGGTGTAGAAAACGTTTTTCTCTAATTCTTCACCTTCGTACTGAACCGGGTAGAACAGCAGGCTGTTAGTTTCTTTGAAAACTGGGAGAACCGATTTACGCGAAACAGAAGTCCAGCAACCGAACACGACTGAAACCTTGTCTTGTGAAATCAACTGACGCGCTTTTTCAGCAAAGAGAGGCCAGTTGGAAGCTGGGTCGACGACGACCGGTTCCAATTGTTTTCCTAAAACACCGCCATGCGCATTGATTTCTGCGATGGTCATCAGGGCGACATCTTTCAACGACGTTTCGGAAATTGCCATCGTGCCGGACAGCGAATGCAAAATACCTACCTTGATGGTGTCCGCGGCAAACGCTGACGGCAACCATCCAGCTGCTGCAAGTGCGAATGCGCCAAGTGCTGTAGCTTTTAATACGGTGCGACGTGTCATGTAAATCCCCTTGTTGTGTGTAAATGAGAAAGCAATCACTAATTTTTACTAACCTCGCAGCTGTATTAGCAGGATGCATGCCAATCCCCTGCAGGCTGGTAAGTTGCACGGAGGAAGCGTTTATATGCAAATAGAGTTGGCTTTCGGCAAAGATTCGAATTGGCGGCCGCATAGACGCTTCTTTTAAGTGCGCAGTGTGTCATAGGGGCATTACCCAGGCGCACTGAGTCAGTGCGTTGAGGTTATTTGGTGCGCGCAGTTTTGCTGTAAAGACGATTGTTGATCGAAAATGGGGCGGGAGTTCTATGCGGGAAAGAAGGACGGGCTGTAAAAGGCGACCAGAGGGGACTGGGGAAGGCAGCGTAAAAGAGAAGACGGATTACGCGAACCTGGCTTGAGTTTAGGAAACGTTCGCTGATCTACCCGGGAAAAGGGATAACGGTATAGCGGGATCACGGGATCACGGGATAATGAACAGGCGACATCATGGACGTAATCAGATCGCCGTGAAGCTCCGCCGCTTCGCCTATCGCAAAAAAACCTTATTCATAATTTGCGTGACAGGATAAGCGACTATGGTTTGAAGCACGGGCGGCAGGTCGAGCGGGCGCATCATCATTTTAATGGTCATATCGGCGCGTAAGTTGACGCGTACGGTTGTATTCATCATGGCGCTGATTTCCTTCAACCGTACCGGGTCACCAGCATGTTTCGGATCGCGGAATTTCAAAACGTGTCGCAACGCGCAAGCGCTGTCTTCGGTTTTCATTTCCAGCGTGCGACGGCTCAACGCACCGAAGATATGACGGCGACTTAATCCCTCCTTCTGGCGCAGTCGGCGAAAGTAGCGGAAAAAGTGTTTGTAATGATTGACTTCATCATTTGCAATCCGCGTCGCTAAATTGCGCATCACAGGTTCGGTGCTACTACGGGCTAACGCTTGATAAAACGTGGCGGTGCCGGTTTCGACAACGCAGCGCGCCACCATTTCAAGGGCTTTGCTAGGCTCAAGTAATTCAACTTTACAATAACGCGAATATTCTTCAAGGAAATCGTTGTAGGCAATCTGCCACTCGAATTCGGGCCAGACATGGGCGACATAGGCTCTCAGCGCATTGCCGTGTTGCAGCTCCTCAACTTCCCAATGATGCGTGAGCCAATCAGAAATTTCCGGATCGTCACCGTAATAGGCAATCAAATTTTGGGTATACAGGTCTGAGCCGCTTTCAACAAATGAAGCACATGTAGCGAGATAAAAAAGATTTTCGTCGGAGCGAACGGCTGCAACATCAATCGTCGAAAATGCCAGATCCTCGATCCGCCAATGCGGCGTTTGAGACTGCTCTACGATCGATTCGTCTTCGCTGTGCGCGTTGGGTGTTGTCATAATCAATCTCTCCAAACTAGTCGAGGCCACGGGGTGATCAATTGCTTAATTCTGAATAATGAAAATGCAATAATTCTTGCAGCGCTGCAAGTAGGACGAATGTCAACGGATTTGGTTCACATTCAATAACGTCAACATTAGTAAACACTACACTAACGTCGCGGGATGCGTAATTTTCACTTGCGTGCTACGATGGTTGATCAGTATATGGACCAATTTCGGAGGAAAGTAATGCTTTCAACCAACGATCAAAATGAAAATATTGTCTATCGTGGCTACACAATTGTGCCGCTTCCAACGCAAGGTCATGACGACCTCTGGCACGACGGTTATCAAATTCAACTTGTGGGTGTACAGATTGCGAGCAGAAATAATACGGAAAGTGCGCATAGCACCCGTGACACAGCTTTCGATAGCAGCGTAGATTTTGCTAAGATTGAAGTGGACAATCTGATTGCTTTGACTGAATAACGTGTCACGGCAAGCCATTCCGGGCGCTCAGACGAGCGTGTTACGAATGCACCCCGGTAGAGCAACTTAGAGCATCAAAGTGGAGGAGTGCATGCCCGAAGCAGCCTTTTTTGATTTCGACGCAGCTATCGTCGCTCACCGGGCGCCGACCCCGGTCCCCGAGGAAGAGCCGCCATTGCCGGGTCCCGGCCCCACCCCAAGTCCGGATGAGGAGCCTGTCCCGGACCATCATCCAAGCGATAGATAGTTTGATCGTCGCTGACTGCAAGTCATTAATGTTGTAAGTTGCTATGCCAATTTATGCATTGTTTAAGTTTCGGCTAGAACTGCGTTTTAGTTGGCTTCAGTTAGTCCTGTGAGCTTGTCCCAGTTTTTTCT is a genomic window of Glaciimonas sp. PAMC28666 containing:
- the urtA gene encoding urea ABC transporter substrate-binding protein; this translates as MTRRTVLKATALGAFALAAAGWLPSAFAADTIKVGILHSLSGTMAISETSLKDVALMTIAEINAHGGVLGKQLEPVVVDPASNWPLFAEKARQLISQDKVSVVFGCWTSVSRKSVLPVFKETNSLLFYPVQYEGEELEKNVFYTGAAPNQQAIPATEYLMSKEGGGAKRFVLLGTDYVYPRTTNKILRAFLHSKGVKDTDIDEVYTPFGHSDYQTIVANIKKFAAGGKTAVISTINGDSNVPFYKELGNAGLKATDVPVVAFSVGEEELRGVDTKPLVGHLAAWNYFESIKNPVNAAFIKKWKAYAVAQKLPNASTVVTNDPMEATYVGIYMWKQAVEKAKSTDTDKVIAAMGGQKFNAPSGYVLEMDATNHHLHKPVMIAEIKADGQFNVVNKTKTTIRAQPWSPYIVGNESKQKL
- a CDS encoding ferritin-like domain-containing protein yields the protein MTTPNAHSEDESIVEQSQTPHWRIEDLAFSTIDVAAVRSDENLFYLATCASFVESGSDLYTQNLIAYYGDDPEISDWLTHHWEVEELQHGNALRAYVAHVWPEFEWQIAYNDFLEEYSRYCKVELLEPSKALEMVARCVVETGTATFYQALARSSTEPVMRNLATRIANDEVNHYKHFFRYFRRLRQKEGLSRRHIFGALSRRTLEMKTEDSACALRHVLKFRDPKHAGDPVRLKEISAMMNTTVRVNLRADMTIKMMMRPLDLPPVLQTIVAYPVTQIMNKVFLR